The Caulobacter sp. FWC26 genome contains a region encoding:
- a CDS encoding DUF5597 domain-containing protein has translation MRCLTTTLAALLLGLSAASAHAEPAPRIAKIDGLHRLLVNDKPYLILGGELGNSSSSDLKDLSGHWAVMKAANLNTVLAPVAWEQVEPVEGKFDFTVLDGMIQQARAHDMRLVLLWFGAWKNSMSTYTPAWVKRDPARFPHARTAEGKAVEILSASYPATRDADAKAFAAMMAHLKAVDGDKRTVLMIQVENEIGMLPQARDRTEAANADFNKPVPAAALKALGGQIKGKMSGTWEEVFGASLATDELWQAWTFGRYVEAVTAAGKKAYDLPMYVNAALPRPGAVPGGYPSAGPLPHLIDLWRAAAPSLDMLSPDIYYPDFTKWMPPYDRPDQPLFIPEADQAGKTPAPGNAFWAIGEHDAIGFSPFSIENLPPEGVKTLGAAYRLLDQLTPLITTHDGGRTMRGFRAPVAYDGTMDLTPRKASFGPWDVTVTVVDPWTPKDAQDHAAHGGLVIQTGPDAFIVAGRGITLTFATKDGSVGLETVRELRFENGQWVDGRWLNGDQTHQGRHIRLPPTEFGVQRVKLYRYR, from the coding sequence ATGCGTTGTCTCACCACCACCCTCGCCGCCCTGCTCCTGGGCCTCTCCGCCGCGTCCGCTCACGCCGAGCCCGCGCCTCGGATCGCCAAGATCGACGGCCTCCATCGCCTGCTGGTCAATGACAAGCCGTACCTGATCCTGGGCGGCGAGCTGGGCAATTCCTCGAGCTCGGACCTGAAGGACCTGTCGGGCCACTGGGCGGTGATGAAGGCCGCCAACCTCAACACCGTGTTGGCCCCGGTCGCCTGGGAGCAGGTCGAGCCGGTCGAGGGCAAGTTCGACTTCACGGTGCTGGACGGCATGATCCAGCAGGCCCGCGCCCACGACATGCGGCTGGTTCTGCTGTGGTTCGGGGCCTGGAAGAACAGCATGTCGACCTACACGCCGGCCTGGGTGAAGCGCGACCCGGCCCGGTTTCCCCACGCTCGCACGGCCGAGGGCAAGGCGGTTGAGATCCTCAGCGCCTCCTACCCGGCCACACGGGACGCCGACGCCAAGGCCTTCGCCGCCATGATGGCCCATCTGAAGGCCGTCGACGGCGACAAACGTACGGTTCTGATGATCCAGGTCGAGAACGAGATTGGCATGCTGCCGCAGGCGCGCGACCGCACCGAGGCCGCCAACGCCGACTTCAACAAGCCCGTGCCGGCCGCCGCCCTCAAGGCGCTGGGCGGCCAGATCAAGGGCAAGATGTCCGGGACCTGGGAAGAGGTGTTCGGCGCATCTCTGGCCACGGACGAGCTGTGGCAGGCCTGGACCTTCGGCCGCTATGTCGAGGCTGTGACGGCGGCGGGGAAGAAGGCCTACGACCTGCCCATGTACGTCAACGCAGCCCTGCCCCGACCGGGCGCGGTTCCGGGCGGCTATCCCAGCGCCGGCCCCCTGCCCCACCTGATCGACCTGTGGCGCGCGGCCGCGCCGTCCTTGGACATGCTGTCGCCCGACATCTACTATCCGGACTTCACCAAGTGGATGCCGCCGTACGATCGGCCCGACCAGCCGCTGTTCATCCCCGAGGCCGACCAGGCCGGCAAGACGCCCGCCCCGGGCAACGCCTTCTGGGCCATCGGCGAGCACGACGCGATCGGCTTCTCGCCCTTCTCGATCGAGAACCTGCCGCCCGAGGGCGTGAAGACCCTGGGCGCGGCCTATCGCCTGCTGGACCAGCTGACGCCCCTGATCACCACCCACGACGGCGGCAGGACCATGCGCGGCTTCCGTGCGCCGGTGGCCTATGACGGGACGATGGACCTGACGCCCCGCAAAGCCAGCTTCGGTCCCTGGGACGTCACGGTGACCGTGGTCGATCCCTGGACGCCCAAGGACGCCCAAGACCACGCCGCCCACGGCGGTCTGGTCATCCAGACGGGTCCGGACGCGTTCATCGTCGCCGGCCGGGGCATCACCCTGACCTTCGCCACGAAGGACGGGTCGGTGGGCCTGGAGACGGTGCGCGAGCTGCGCTTCGAGAACGGCCAGTGGGTCGACGGCCGCTGGCTGAACGGCGACCAGACCCACCAGGGCCGCCACATCCGCCTGCCGCCGACCGAGTTCGGGGTGCAGCGGGTGAAGCTGTATCGGTATCGGTGA
- a CDS encoding glycoside hydrolase family 43 protein, which translates to MIRTAMILALLATPALAPHTAQAAPQTARFSNFVYEGSDPSDVVKAGPGQYRNPIVQGFYPDPSVTRAGKDFYLVNSTFAWFPGLPIFHSTDLVHWEQIGNAIDRPGMLDFKRLGLSRAVFAPAIQEHQGTFYILNTCVDCGGNYLITAKDPKGPWSDPVWLPDVGGIDSSIFFDDDGRAWILNNDEPPGPAEYPGHRAIWIREYDPKTQKTIGPAKVLLDKGVNPAAKPIWPEGPHILKKDGWYYLTAAEGGTAEGHSQVVLRSKSVTGPYIPYTDNPILTQRDLPRDRPLPITSAGHADIVDTPDGQWWATFLAVRPYGDDRYNTGRETFLLPVAWKDGWPVILENGKTIPYVADAPKLPALKTAPTSGPFKAAETFTGPELPKNWMTMRIPTSRWWSVKDGALSLEARKDRLGGHEQPSIWARRQQHMNASVSTTVRFDPRVDGDKAGLVAVQSDDFYWFVGLARAGGQIVVRVEKRTGKGDPVDGVVVAQAPVVLKPGQGLDLKIAVRGGAMDFVYAAAPGQWKTLKAGADATTLSTKVAGGFVGTMLGVYAHGAEQ; encoded by the coding sequence ATGATCCGAACGGCAATGATATTGGCTCTGTTGGCCACCCCCGCGCTGGCGCCGCACACAGCCCAGGCCGCGCCCCAGACCGCCCGGTTCAGCAACTTCGTCTACGAGGGCTCCGACCCGTCCGACGTGGTCAAGGCCGGGCCGGGCCAATACCGCAACCCGATCGTTCAGGGTTTCTATCCCGATCCCAGCGTGACGCGGGCGGGCAAGGACTTCTATCTGGTCAACTCGACCTTCGCCTGGTTCCCGGGCCTGCCGATCTTCCACTCCACCGACCTCGTCCACTGGGAGCAGATCGGCAACGCCATCGACCGGCCCGGCATGCTGGACTTCAAGCGCCTGGGCCTGTCGCGCGCGGTGTTCGCCCCGGCGATCCAGGAGCACCAGGGAACCTTCTATATCCTCAACACCTGCGTCGACTGCGGCGGCAACTACCTGATCACCGCCAAGGACCCGAAGGGGCCGTGGTCGGACCCGGTCTGGCTGCCCGACGTCGGCGGCATCGACTCGTCGATCTTCTTCGACGACGACGGCCGCGCCTGGATCCTCAATAATGACGAGCCACCAGGTCCCGCCGAATATCCCGGCCACCGCGCCATCTGGATCCGCGAGTATGATCCGAAGACCCAGAAGACCATCGGCCCGGCCAAGGTGCTGCTGGACAAGGGCGTCAACCCCGCCGCCAAGCCGATCTGGCCCGAGGGGCCGCATATCCTGAAGAAGGATGGATGGTACTATCTGACCGCCGCCGAGGGCGGCACGGCAGAGGGCCACAGCCAAGTGGTGCTGCGCTCGAAGTCGGTCACCGGTCCTTATATTCCGTATACGGATAATCCGATCCTGACCCAGCGCGACCTGCCGCGCGACCGCCCGCTGCCGATCACCTCGGCGGGCCACGCCGACATCGTCGACACGCCCGACGGCCAGTGGTGGGCGACCTTCCTGGCGGTCCGCCCCTACGGCGATGATCGCTACAACACTGGGCGCGAGACCTTCCTGCTGCCGGTCGCGTGGAAGGATGGCTGGCCGGTGATCCTGGAGAACGGCAAGACCATCCCCTATGTCGCCGACGCGCCCAAGCTGCCGGCGCTGAAGACGGCGCCGACCTCAGGCCCGTTCAAGGCGGCTGAAACCTTCACGGGTCCCGAACTGCCGAAGAACTGGATGACCATGCGCATCCCGACTTCGCGCTGGTGGAGCGTCAAGGACGGGGCGCTGAGCCTGGAGGCCCGCAAGGACAGGCTGGGCGGCCACGAGCAACCCTCGATCTGGGCCCGCCGCCAGCAGCACATGAACGCCAGCGTCAGCACCACCGTCCGCTTCGACCCCAGGGTCGACGGTGACAAGGCGGGCCTGGTGGCGGTGCAGAGCGACGACTTCTACTGGTTCGTGGGCCTGGCGCGCGCTGGCGGCCAGATCGTGGTCCGAGTCGAGAAGCGCACGGGCAAGGGCGATCCGGTCGACGGCGTGGTAGTGGCGCAGGCGCCTGTGGTGCTGAAGCCGGGGCAGGGTCTCGACCTCAAGATCGCCGTAAGAGGCGGGGCCATGGACTTCGTCTACGCCGCCGCGCCGGGCCAGTGGAAGACGCTGAAGGCGGGCGCTGACGCCACGACGCTCAGCACCAAGGTCGCCGGCGGGTTCGTGGGGACCATGCTGGGCGTCTACGCCCATGGGGCGGAGCAGTAG